Proteins encoded in a region of the Orcinus orca chromosome 8, mOrcOrc1.1, whole genome shotgun sequence genome:
- the TSSC4 gene encoding protein TSSC4, which produces MAEAGDGQHSVGSGGAALSPDPVCLSDSDSDLSLLDNAEVEALSPGGLPGEAPGDSGPDEPPSPPRSFATAAVQPFHLRGTSPTFSQRSHDIFGGLERAARRAPPSAAPAGPGDSGGFRQPLTLSSRPPAGGPSRATQNPAPLRVPPIPDYVAHPERWTKYSLEGVAEASKQSNRAAALAFLGPQSLAAPSGYVPSFNQDPSSCGEGRLIFSKPVRTGEARLEKRRVPRKAGEPGGSPHGIPGAAGGEGPVELAHLARPGSPEAEEWSRPRGRLQEVGAPEGEALAGSGASALPGEAVGFHSSRKRSRDHFRSKDSSPEAPGADV; this is translated from the coding sequence ATGGCTGAGGCAGGGGACGGCCAGCACTCCGTTGGCTCCGGGGGTGCCGCTCTGTCTCCCGACCCCGTCTGCCTCAGCGACTCGGACTCCGACCTCAGCCTGCTCGACAATGCTGAAGTGGAAGCTCTGTCTCCCGGGGGGCTGCCCGGGGAGGCCCCGGGGGATTCGGGCCCCGATGAGCCCCCCTCGCCCCCCAGGAGCTTCGCCACAGCGGCGGTGCAGCCCTTCCACCTGAGAGGCACGAGCCCCACCTTCTCCCAGCGCAGCCACGACATCTTCGGCGGCCTGGAGCGGGCAGCCAGGCGGGCTCCGCCCTCTGCGGCCCCAGCCGGCCCTGGCGACAGTGGGGGCTTCCGGCAGCCGCTGACACTCTCCAGCCGGCCTCCAGCCGGGGGCCCGAGCAGGGCCACTCAGAATCCCGCTCCCCTAAGGGTGCCCCCCATTCCTGACTACGTGGCCCACCCCGAGCGCTGGACCAAGTACAGCCTGGAGGGTGTGGCTGAGGCCAGCAAACAGAGCAACCGGGCCGCCGCCCTGGCCTTCCTGGGCCCCCAGAGCCTGGCCGCCCCCAGCGGCTACGTGCCCTCCTTCAACCAGGACCCCTCTAGCTGTGGGGAGGGCCGGCTCATCTTCTCCAAACCGGTGCGAACCGGCGAGGCCCGGCTTGAGAAGAGGAGGGTCCCGAGGAAGGCAGGGGAGCCGGGTGGGAGCCCCCACGGGATcccgggggcggcggggggcgaGGGCCCCGTGGAGCTGGCCCACCTGGCCAGGCCCGGGAGCCCGGAGGCCGAGGAGTGGAGCAGACCCCGGGGGCGCCTGCAGGAGGTGGGTGCACCCGAGGGGGAGGCCCTCGCGGGGTCTGGGGCCAGCGCCCTGCCAGGGGAGGCGGTGGGCTTCCACAGCAGCAGGAAGCGGAGCAGGGACCACTTCCGGAGCAAGGACAGCAGCCCCGAGGCCCCAGGCGCGGACGTCTGA
- the TRPM5 gene encoding LOW QUALITY PROTEIN: transient receptor potential cation channel subfamily M member 5 (The sequence of the model RefSeq protein was modified relative to this genomic sequence to represent the inferred CDS: inserted 4 bases in 3 codons; deleted 6 bases in 3 codons; substituted 3 bases at 3 genomic stop codons), whose product MGLALWSYAVHPAEPEPVQGLNQEWTQRAGAQEKLTKAGLWAGWGGDRGRPALVTALAAQVPGVVAGGRKGGRQAVGTPTRSLTSSRVSGPGEKASREEQRGRAGAAVCPPEREPPVPLLLGLKILPLFSLSAVGGGGDSSGGSPSLVEQTRGSRPVSTAVLPGPGTGPMQGAGGSRPGSHKCAGDQQGPGLCQGEIEFGGSGKKXGQAQRVQNPPLSGLSLSRGDGDAQVTQQVKTGPAGAPWPLAATLPPPPCGAQPSPVPRAPLPSSPILSTPILNTSVPSTPILSTPMPNTLMSLVGEEQPFVLKPWLRDVLRKGLVKAAQSTRAWILTSALRVGLARYVGQAVCDHSLASTSTKAHVVAIGIASLGRVLHCQLLDDAQEDSPVHYPMDDGGNQGPLCPRKTTTPTSSWWTRAPLGSSIEIPVLCLLVDGDPSTLEVGSGGRTSRAVEHAGPWLILAGSGRVADMLAALTNQPHLLVPQVAEKQFREKFPSENFSWEDIVHWTELVCTGQDRSQEGANSGPLSILKALVKAHKSRSQEAQDCPDELKLPVAWDRVDIARSEIFNRDVQWKSRDLEEVMMDAPVSSKPEFVRLFVDSGADVADFXTYGRLQQLYRSVPPKSLLFHLLQRKHEEGRLTWAGLGAQQAREPPAFSLHEVSRVFRDFMHDACRGLYQAVSCKRAEQGPVRQPTGQKGLLDLNQRSENPWRDLFLWAALQNSHEMATYFWATGQEGVAAALASCKILKEMSHLEPEGGAEVGRTLREAKHEQLALDLFSXCYRNXLVRRNRSCSRATCLHLATEADTEAFFAHDGVQAFLTEIWWGDVAAGTPILRLLGAFLCPGLVYTNLITFSEEAPLRTGPEDLQGLGSLDTEKRLLCGPGSRXGPCGGWAVAGRLGAAAGQGARNSARPRPRAASSFTRWRKFWGAPVTVVLGNVVTYFAFLFLFTHVLLVDSRFPPQGLSGAEVTPYFWVFTLVLEEIRQGFFTDEDTHLGKKXALYVENNWNKCGMVAMFPFVVGVTCRMLPSVFEAGRTILAIDFMVFTPRLIHVFALHKQLGPKIIIVERMMKDVFFLLFLLSMWLVAYGVTSQALLHPHDGRLECIFRRVLYRPYLQIFGQIPLDEIDEACVNCSVHPQLLEDSPSCPNLDASWLVTFLLVTNVLLMNSLIAMLSYTFQVVQGNADTFWKFQRYHLIVENHERPAPAPPFILLSHLNLVLKRFFRKEAQQKGARLERDLPEPLDQKMVTWEAVQKENFLSELERRRKDSGEELPQKTAHRCTACSYPRVDFVAKYLGGLREQKRVERLESQAGRHTRAPFSPGAGAWPRGSAVRAGAGQGGPGASYSYPPFPEREPATLPRGVLHLRPLTVYSPHHSARGPAPPPPASSERQPPEEGHRAVRAPVGRGGGHGVARELPARLPSAGRLLHGAPLLHGRHAGPQEQLLELPNFSGGNPQASADHRGGLGSREHPEAGRLPSNT is encoded by the exons ATGGGGCTGGCCCTCTGGAGCTACGCTGTCCACCCCGCAGAACCGGAGCCCGTGCAAGGCCTAAACCAAGAGTGGACCCAGAGGGCAG GTGCCCAGGAGAAGTTAACGAAGG CAGGCCTGTGGGCCGGGTGGGGCGGAGATCGGGGGCGCCCGGCGCTGGTCACGGCATTGGCTGCCCAGGTGCCGGGCGTGGTGGCAGGGGGGAGGAAGGGCGGGCGCCAGGCTGTGGGCACCCCCACCCGCTCCTTGACCAGCAGCCGCGTGTCCGGGCCCGGGGAGAAAGCAAGCAG GGAGGAGCAGAGGGGCCGAGCAG GGGCGGCCGTCTGCCCCCCCGAGCGAGAGCCCCCAGTGCCCTTGCTGCTGGGGCTGAAGATCCTGCCTCTGTTCTCCCTGTCGGccgtgggggggggaggggattcCAGCGGGGG GTCCCCCTCCCTGGTGGAGCAAACCCGAGGCTCTCGGCCTGTGAGCACAGCGGTGCTGCCCGGGCCGGGG ACAGGGCCCATGCAGGGTGCCGGGGGCTCCCGTCCTGGCAGCCACAAGTGTGCTGGCGACCAACAGGGGCCGGGCCTGTGCCAGGGTGAGATCGAATTCGGAGGGTCTGGGAAGAAGTGAGGCCAG GCACAGCGTGTCCAGAACCCTCCTCTCTCCGGCCTCAGCCTCTCCCGAGGGGATGGGGacgcccaggtcacacagcaggtcaaGACGGGGCCTGCGGGAGCCCCCTGGCCTCTGGCTGCgaccctgccccccccaccctgtGGAGCCCAGCCCTCCCCTGTGCCCAGGGCCCCCTTACCCAGCAGCCCCATACTCAGCACCCCCATACTCAATACCTCCGTGCCCAGCACCCCCATACTCAGTACCCCCATGCCCAACACACTCATGTCGCTGGTGGGCGAGGAGCAGCCCTTTGTCCTGAAGCCATGGCTGAGGGACGTCCTGCGAAAGGGGCTGGTGAAGGCGGCTCAGAGCACAC GTGCCTGGATCCTGACCAGTGCACTCCGTGTGGGCCTTGCCCGGTACGTCGGACAGGCTGTGTGTGACCACTCACTGGCCAGCACGTCCACCAAGGCCCACGTGGTGGCCATCGGCATTGCCTCATTGGGCCGCGTGCTGCACTGTCAGCTTCTGGACGACGCCCAA GAGGACAGCCCTGTCCACTACCCCATGGACGATGGTGGCAACCAGGGCCCCCTCTGCCCCCGGAAAACAACCACTCCCACTTCATCCTGGTGGACCCGGGCACCCCTGGGAAG CAGCATCGAGATCCCCGTCCTCTGTCTGCTGGTCGATGGTGACCCCAGCACCCTGGAGGTAGGCAGCGGCGGCAG GACGTCCAGGGCCGTGGAGCATGCCGGCCCGTGGCTCATCCTGGCGGGCTCGGGGCGCGTCGCCGACATGCTTGCTGCCCTGACGAACCAGCCCCAcctcctggtgccccaggtggCCGAGAAGCAGTTTAGAGAGAAGTTTCCCAGTGAGAACTTCTCCTGGGAGGACATCGTGCACTGGACAGAACTGGTATGTACCGGCCAAGACCGCAGTCAGGAGG GCGCCAACTCGGGGCCTTTGTCCATCCTCAAGGCACTGGTGAAAG CCCACAAGAGCCGCAGCCAGGAGGCGCAGGACTGCCCGGATGAGCTGAAGCTGCCCGTGGCCTGGGACCGCGTGGACATCGCCAGGAGCGAGATCTTCAACAGGGACGTGCAGTGGAA GTCCCGcgacctggaggaggtgatgatgGACGCGCCGGTGAGCAGCAAGCCTGAGTTCGTGCGCCTCTTCGTGGACAGTGGCGCCGACGTGGCGGACT TGACATACGGGCGGCTGCAGCAGCTCTACCGCTCGGTGCCCCCCAAGAGCCTGCTCTTCCACCTGCTGCAGCGCAAGCACGAGGAAGGCCGGCTGACGTGGGCCGGGCTGGGCGCCCAGCAGGCCCGGGAGCCGCCCGCCTTCTCCCTGCACGAGGTGTCGCGGGTGTTCAGGGACTTCATGCACGACGCCTGCCGTGGGCTCTACCAGGCGGTGAGCTGTAAGCGGGCG GAGCAGGGCCCGGTCCGGCAGCCCACGGGCCAGAAGGGGCTGCTGGACCTGAACCAGAGGAGCGAGAACCCCTGGAGGGACCTGTTCCTGTGGGCGGCGCTGCAGAACAGCCACGAGATGGCTACCTACTTCTGGGCCACG GGCCAGGAGGGCGTGGCAGCCGCTCTGGCCTCCTGCAAGATCCTCAAAGAGATGTCCCACCTGGAGCCGGAGGGGGGG GCCGAGGTGGGCCGCACCCTGCGTGAGGCCAAGCACGAGCAGCTGGCCCTGG ACCTCTTCTCCTAGTGCTACCGTA AGCTGGTGCGCCGGAACCGCTCATGCAGCAGGGCCACGTGTCTGCACCTG GCCACCGAGGCCGACACCGAGGCCTTCTTTGCCCACGACGGGGTGCAG GCCTTCCTGACCGAGATCTGGTGGGGGGACGTGGCCGCGGGCACGCccatcctgaggctgctgggtgcCTTCCTCTGCCCGGGCCTCGTGTATACCAACCTCATCACCTTCAG TGAGGAGGCCCCTCTAAGGACGGGCCCAGAGGACCTGCAGGGGCTGGGCAGTCTGGACACGGAGAAGAGGCTGCTCTGTGGCCCGGGCAGTCGGTGAGGGCCCTGCGGAGGGTGGGCAGTGGCAGGGAGGCTGGGTGCCG CAGCTGGCCAAGGCGCCAGGAACTCAGCGCGGCCGAGGCCCCGAGCCGCCTCCTCGTTCACGCGCTGGCGGAAGTTCTGGGGGGCACCCGTGACCGTGGTCCTGGGGAACGTGGTCACGTACTTTGCATTCCTCTTCCTGTTCACCCACGTCCTGCTGGTGGACTCCAGGTTCCCTCCCCAGGGGCTGTCGGGGGCTGAGGTCACCCCCTACTTCTGGGTCTTCACGCTGGTGCTGGAGGAGATCCGGCAG GGCttcttcacagatgaggacacgCACCTGGGGAAGAA TGCACTCTACGTGGAGAACAACTGGAACAAGTGTGGCATGGTGGCCATGTTCCCGTTCGTCGTCGGTGTCACCTGCAG GATGCTGCCCTCAGTGTTTGAGGCCGGTCGCACGATCCTTGCCATCGACTTCATGGTGTTCACGCCCCGGCTCATCCACGTCTTTGCCCTCCACAAGCAGCTGGGCCCCAAGATCATCATCGTGGAGCGGATG ATGAAGGacgtcttcttcctcctcttcctcctgagcATGTGGCTTGTGGCCTACGGCGTGACCAGCCAGGCGCTGCTGCACCCCCATGACGGGCGCCTGGAGTGCATCTTCCGCCGTGTGCTCTACCGGCCGTACCTACAGATCTTCGGGCAGATCCCACTGGACGAGATCGACG AAGCCTGCGTGAACTGCTCCGTGCACCCCCAGCTGCTGGAGGACTCGCCCTCCTGCCCCAACCTCGACGCCAGCTGGCTGGTCACCTTCCTGCTGGTCACCAACGTGCTGCTAATGAACTCCCTCATCGCCATGCTCAG CTACACGTTCCAGGTGGTGCAGGGCAACGCGGACACTTTCTGGAAGTTCCAGCGCTACCACCTCATCGTGGAGAACCACGaacgccccgccccggccccgcccttCATCCTTCTCAGCCACCTGAACCTGGTGCTCAAGAGGTTCTTCCGGAAGGAGGCCCAGCAGAAGGGGGCGCGCCTGG AGAGGGACCTGCCGGAGCCCCTGGACCAGAAGATGGTCACCTGGGAGGCGGTGCAGAAGGAGAACTTCCTGAGCGAGCTGGAGAGGCGGAGGAAGGACAGCGGGGAGGAGCTGCCGCAGAAGACGGCCCACAGGTGCA CTGCCTGCTCCTATCCCAGGGTGGACTTCGTAGCCAAGTACCTCGGGGGCCTGAGAGAGCAGAAGCGGGTCGAGCGTCTGGAGTCTCAGGCGGGCAGGCACACCAGGGCGCCCTTCTCTCCCGGTGCAGGGGCCTGGCCGCGGGGCTCAGCAgtcagggcaggggcagggcagggagggcctgGGGCTTCATACTCGTACCCACCCTTCCCTGAGCGGGAG CCTGCAACTCTCCCCAGGGGGGTCCTGCATTTAAGACCCCTCACCGTCTACTCCCCACATCACAGTGCCAGAGggcctgctcccccaccccccgcctcctcCGAGAGGCAGCCACCAGAGGAGGGTCACAGAGCAGTGCGGGCACCGGTGGGCAGGGGAGGCGGGCATGGCGTGGCCCGGGAGCTCCCAGCACGCCTCCCTTCTGCAGGTCGACTACTGCACGGCGCTCCTCTCCTCCATGGCCGACACGCTGGCCCGCAGGAACAGCTACTGGA acTCCCGAACTTCAGTGGTGGGAACCCACAGGCCTCTGCTGACCACAGAGGGGGCCTGGGCAGCAGGGAACACCCAGAGGCCGGCCGGCTGCCCTCGAACACCTGA